In bacterium, a single genomic region encodes these proteins:
- a CDS encoding acetyl-CoA carboxylase carboxyltransferase subunit alpha — translation MSKDGSLGFEKSLVELEKKIEELKSFTDDQRINLKDEIAQMEARAQKLREEIYSNLTPWQIVQISRHMQRPHTQEYIRGVFDEFREMHGDRAFIDDRAMAGGVAWMDGEPMVVIGIKKGKDTKENIECNFGLPIPEGYRKAGRLMKFAEKFNLPIVSFVDTQGAFPGLEGEERGVAEAIATNLRDMSVLKVPIVVVVIGEGGSGGALGIGVGDKILMLSYAYYSVITPEGCAAILWKDRAEAARAAEILKITAPDLKQLGVIDEIIEEPLGGAHHDPELMIQRVRQGIAGQLKALKKIPTDELLEKRYKKYMKIGYFDKIVQEDIQPATVSGSGDGRNSTVGKSDEKKTGGTD, via the coding sequence ATGTCGAAGGATGGAAGTCTGGGATTTGAGAAATCTTTGGTTGAACTCGAGAAAAAAATTGAGGAATTGAAGAGTTTTACTGATGACCAGCGGATAAATCTCAAGGATGAAATTGCACAGATGGAAGCGCGTGCCCAAAAACTGCGCGAAGAAATATACAGTAATCTGACGCCCTGGCAAATTGTTCAGATCAGTCGACATATGCAAAGGCCGCATACTCAGGAATATATCCGGGGTGTTTTTGATGAATTTAGGGAAATGCATGGTGATCGGGCATTTATTGATGATCGTGCCATGGCAGGTGGCGTTGCCTGGATGGATGGTGAACCCATGGTTGTGATCGGGATTAAAAAAGGCAAGGATACAAAGGAAAATATTGAATGTAACTTTGGACTGCCGATCCCGGAAGGATATCGGAAAGCCGGAAGATTGATGAAATTTGCAGAAAAATTTAATCTCCCGATAGTTTCATTTGTGGATACCCAAGGGGCTTTCCCCGGCCTGGAGGGCGAGGAGCGCGGGGTGGCTGAAGCGATTGCCACAAATTTGAGGGACATGTCAGTTCTTAAGGTTCCTATTGTTGTGGTTGTTATCGGAGAAGGCGGCAGTGGCGGGGCACTTGGTATTGGTGTGGGCGATAAAATTTTGATGCTTAGCTATGCCTACTATTCAGTGATTACCCCCGAAGGGTGTGCGGCGATTTTGTGGAAAGATCGAGCGGAGGCAGCGCGTGCAGCAGAGATTCTTAAAATTACCGCTCCGGATTTAAAACAACTGGGTGTGATTGATGAAATCATTGAAGAACCACTGGGCGGTGCACATCATGATCCTGAATTGATGATCCAGCGCGTACGACAGGGTATTGCCGGACAGCTGAAAGCCTTAAAAAAAATACCGACAGATGAATTACTCGAGAAACGTTACAAAAAATATATGAAAATCGGGTATTTTGATAAAATTGTTCAGGAAGATATTCAACCGGCAACCGTATCCGGATCAGGAGATGGTAGGAATTCGACTGTGGGCAAGTCGGATGAAAAAAAGACAGGTGGGACTGATTGA
- a CDS encoding PorV/PorQ family protein — MIEKWWLSLRRGVWVGCFLFLMTAVNGMAGEGTAGSEFLNLVPGARSAGMADCFHAAGDDAESLFANPAGILGLINPQIGASHMAWWEGIIYDALWGVQPLGKAGSFGLALALFNVLPFDSTEDGSQGTEQARSFLATVGYAYPVDRSLALGGQIKVSQTQLSDVSSWSLALDAGVQHAWLNDQLIMAASIQNIGFQSAFLESSDDLPVNFIASAAYQFWPDDPYRLLVTTDVKMPFQSSPTFAAGAEAWLENLIALRAGLKTNRDAGDWLTVGAGMKWRNIHVDYALTPLGVLGTTHRVSLVYDFGSQRRLARPRLSVAIVTKQFIYPDGEAGYSVHFIPAAHVAAGITRWELIIRNKSGRMIKEFSGTKMMALEIVWDGLDALGKRTDAETTFYYQMSILDRQGYRADVTGEILPISITKLPKLKAMPRDIFAGQVSFNPKNVKNMQEWSVNIVGADGRILKKYGGKGAIPKDFSWDGTDENNHQVAVKTGYHFILKIRDKQNNEMLSKASLVVIDAGTKAYVQSGEPLPEEIPFHFEPTDLKVKRWVFDIVDRKTKKVIRSYEGTSPLPDDLIWDAKDEKGRRVRSDCTYSYVLRMQDQIGNVWQQAADIKRTDVIILEKDSAGIRLKVEQILFDFNQAELKPSMFMKLRKISDFVNGNPEADMRIYIEGHTDEVGTEAYNMELSIKRANMVMRYLVEDEKLPSSIMEMKGYGKTKPYAQGAVSGRQAQNRRVEITLVIQEK, encoded by the coding sequence ATGATTGAGAAATGGTGGTTATCATTGCGGCGCGGAGTATGGGTGGGCTGCTTTTTATTTTTGATGACGGCGGTTAATGGGATGGCCGGAGAAGGAACCGCAGGATCGGAATTCCTCAATCTGGTTCCAGGTGCCCGTTCGGCAGGAATGGCTGATTGTTTTCATGCTGCGGGAGACGATGCGGAGTCCTTGTTTGCTAATCCGGCAGGCATACTGGGATTAATCAACCCGCAAATCGGTGCCAGTCATATGGCTTGGTGGGAAGGTATTATTTACGATGCACTTTGGGGTGTTCAGCCATTGGGGAAAGCCGGTTCTTTCGGGTTGGCACTTGCATTGTTTAACGTATTGCCGTTTGACAGCACAGAAGACGGCTCCCAGGGGACAGAACAGGCCAGAAGTTTTTTAGCAACAGTCGGTTATGCCTATCCAGTGGATCGTTCTTTGGCGCTGGGAGGGCAAATAAAGGTTTCGCAGACACAACTCTCAGATGTTTCTTCCTGGAGTCTTGCGCTGGATGCAGGCGTACAACATGCATGGCTCAATGACCAGCTTATTATGGCTGCATCGATACAAAATATTGGATTTCAATCCGCTTTTTTGGAGAGTAGCGATGACCTGCCGGTGAATTTTATTGCGAGCGCGGCATATCAATTCTGGCCGGATGATCCTTATCGTTTATTAGTGACCACGGATGTAAAAATGCCTTTTCAAAGCAGTCCAACCTTTGCGGCGGGGGCGGAAGCTTGGTTGGAAAATTTGATTGCACTGCGTGCCGGATTGAAAACCAATCGGGATGCCGGTGATTGGTTGACGGTGGGTGCTGGAATGAAGTGGCGAAATATACATGTGGATTATGCTTTAACACCTTTAGGCGTTTTGGGAACAACCCACCGGGTTTCGCTTGTTTATGATTTTGGAAGTCAACGCCGTCTCGCCAGACCCCGGCTTTCTGTTGCCATTGTCACCAAACAATTTATTTATCCGGACGGTGAAGCGGGATATTCGGTGCATTTTATTCCTGCGGCGCATGTGGCTGCCGGGATTACAAGATGGGAATTAATCATTAGAAATAAGTCAGGACGGATGATTAAGGAATTTTCCGGAACAAAAATGATGGCACTGGAAATTGTCTGGGATGGTCTGGATGCGTTGGGTAAGCGGACGGATGCGGAAACGACATTTTATTATCAGATGAGCATACTGGATCGGCAGGGGTATCGGGCGGATGTCACAGGGGAAATTCTGCCGATTTCCATTACAAAACTACCCAAGTTAAAAGCAATGCCGCGGGATATTTTTGCAGGTCAGGTCTCGTTTAATCCTAAAAATGTTAAAAACATGCAGGAATGGTCTGTGAATATCGTTGGCGCAGACGGGCGCATTCTGAAAAAATATGGAGGCAAGGGGGCCATTCCCAAAGATTTTTCCTGGGACGGAACAGATGAGAATAATCATCAAGTTGCCGTCAAAACCGGGTACCACTTCATTCTGAAGATTCGGGACAAACAAAATAATGAGATGCTCAGTAAAGCGTCTCTTGTGGTGATTGATGCAGGGACGAAAGCCTATGTGCAATCCGGTGAGCCGCTCCCGGAGGAGATTCCTTTTCATTTTGAGCCTACTGACCTCAAGGTGAAACGCTGGGTGTTTGATATCGTTGATCGGAAAACAAAAAAAGTCATCCGATCTTACGAGGGTACGTCGCCTTTGCCGGATGATTTGATTTGGGATGCCAAGGATGAAAAAGGAAGACGGGTACGGTCGGACTGTACGTACAGCTATGTGTTGCGTATGCAGGATCAGATTGGTAATGTTTGGCAGCAGGCGGCTGACATAAAAAGAACCGATGTAATCATCCTTGAGAAAGATTCGGCGGGTATTCGTTTAAAAGTTGAACAAATTCTTTTTGATTTTAACCAAGCGGAATTAAAACCGAGCATGTTTATGAAATTGCGAAAAATTTCTGATTTTGTAAATGGAAATCCTGAAGCCGACATGAGAATTTATATCGAAGGTCATACCGATGAAGTCGGAACAGAAGCTTACAATATGGAGTTATCGATAAAGCGTGCCAATATGGTCATGCGGTATCTTGTGGAAGATGAAAAACTGCCGTCTTCCATTATGGAAATGAAGGGGTATGGAAAAACCAAACCGTATGCACAGGGAGCTGTGTCGGGGCGGCAGGCGCAAAATCGGCGTGTGGAAATTACATTGGTGATACAAGAAAAATGA
- a CDS encoding N-acetylmuramoyl-L-alanine amidase: MSDTHTLLFVRIPLFVLLLLIFTGNLYAQVDSDGPTASATATELIPLQVVVIDPGHGGRDAGIAQEGFLKEKDYVLQIALEVRKKLRHYSGIKVFLTRDRDMTMAILERVAFANKKEADVFISLHQIFTDSPGAGKSLRIYFNQTVADPELGRVRKKNIHAGTRVLPWDLGQNSQRVQSRRLGISVRKAWEEHYPAAIEDAQSDYPMSVSLAVLRGIHAPAIMVEVPFMQAEQADRNDDQTDRIVQKEIAKRITTGIMRFLANR, from the coding sequence ATGTCTGACACCCATACCTTGCTGTTCGTGCGGATACCTCTATTTGTTTTATTATTATTGATTTTCACTGGAAATTTGTATGCACAGGTTGATAGTGACGGTCCAACAGCATCAGCGACTGCAACTGAATTGATACCTTTACAGGTGGTTGTGATTGATCCGGGTCATGGAGGGCGAGATGCCGGTATTGCGCAAGAGGGTTTTTTAAAGGAGAAGGATTATGTTCTTCAGATTGCTCTGGAAGTAAGAAAAAAGCTGCGTCATTATTCCGGGATTAAGGTTTTTTTAACACGGGACAGGGACATGACCATGGCGATTTTAGAGCGGGTTGCGTTTGCGAATAAGAAAGAAGCGGATGTGTTTATCAGCCTGCATCAAATTTTTACGGATTCCCCAGGTGCGGGCAAAAGCCTAAGGATTTATTTTAATCAGACGGTTGCGGATCCGGAACTGGGTCGTGTTCGTAAAAAAAATATCCATGCCGGAACAAGAGTGTTGCCTTGGGATCTGGGCCAGAACAGCCAAAGAGTGCAAAGCAGACGGCTGGGTATTTCTGTTCGGAAAGCCTGGGAAGAACACTACCCGGCAGCAATTGAGGATGCACAATCAGATTATCCCATGAGTGTTTCGCTCGCGGTTTTACGCGGTATTCATGCGCCGGCAATTATGGTTGAAGTGCCTTTTATGCAGGCAGAACAGGCTGACCGGAATGATGATCAAACGGACCGGATTGTTCAAAAAGAAATTGCCAAGAGAATTACGACCGGGATTATGCGTTTTTTGGCAAATAGGTGA